From a region of the Calliphora vicina chromosome 4, idCalVici1.1, whole genome shotgun sequence genome:
- the LOC135958807 gene encoding G-box-binding factor-like, protein MSVEKRREVVGNLGYCFNCLARSHNLNSCSSMGACKRCDQLHHTLLHPPRRQERQRRGASPNRSTSSPQRHSASPRRPHIQHQSRQLHRQNLQPQHQNLQLQHQSRQLQRQSSQLHHHRQQRQRHHQQRQNQQHQRHQHQQQHRHHQQQQQQHRQQQEIQPPTAQPSNLQQPNAHILAEAIKSLADVLCVTSKQ, encoded by the coding sequence ATGTCAGTAGAGAAGAGGAGGGAAGTGGTTGGAAATCTAGGCTACTGTTTCAACTGCTTGGCTAGGAGCCATAATCTAAATTCTTGCTCATCTATGGGAGCGTGCAAAAGATGCGACCAATTACACCACACGTTGTTGCATCCGCCACGTCGCCAAGAACGGCAGCGAAGAGGTGCATCGCCAAACCGAAGCACGTCAAGCCCCCAACGCCATTCAGCCAGCCCTAGAAGACCACATATTCAACATCAGAGTCGTCAACTTCATCGTCAGAATCTTCAACCTCAGCATCAGAATCTTCAACTTCAGCATCAGAGTCGTCAACTTCAGCGTCAGAGTAGTCAacttcatcatcatcgtcaacaACGTCAACGTCATCATCAACAAcgtcaaaatcaacaacatcagcgtcatcaacatcaacaacaacatcgTCATcaccagcagcaacaacaacaacatcgtcAGCAGCAGGAAATTCAGCCACCTACAGCACAACCATCCAATTTACAACAGCCAAATGCGCATATTTTAGCCGAGGCCATAAAATCACTGGCCGATGTGTTGTGTGTTACcagtaaacaataa